One window of Serinus canaria isolate serCan28SL12 chromosome 3, serCan2020, whole genome shotgun sequence genomic DNA carries:
- the ASXL2 gene encoding putative Polycomb group protein ASXL2, whose translation MREKGRKKKGRTWAEAARTVLEKYPNTPMSHKEILQVIQKEGLKEIRIPLGVLLVQIIQYMDIYIYICVSIPIAGVPAVPPRLPPAGSPQPGCPSPSIPAKGLSSSQKHSKKALKQALKQQQQKQQQQQQCRAGMGPGMALPSSQHVLLKAKATPGRSGWEGKQADGHSSSPPNSTSSSSPLVKLENSLPGLPKKPFPRSDRLHARQLKRARCAEIDVETPDSILVNTNLRALINKHTFSLLPPEGQQRLLLLLPDVDRQVGPDGLMKLSSSALNNEFFTSAAQGWKERLSEGEFTPEMQLRIRQEIEKEKKVELWKEHFFESYYGQSSGLSPEESERLTAQPEAAEPGRPRSPPAPCREQGTSTSPSEPQAAPAASRKAGEEAREEPQPKAAKPAEAFPERRAPRAGERPGPGRERAPGETLPQKPPSTASHGAEEQRKPGAAKEAPGKESLGAPSKPKSPEAVGGAAKAQSPAAAPATPEKEKEKEKEKEKEKEKEKEKEKEKEKEKEKEKEKKPPGSEAMEVGVEAHKRKAESREEAPGSPEKKPRVAEPCQHQQAFRRQPFPGAGAAVPRVPPLKIPVSRISPMPFPAGQVSPRACFPLSLSSPGRTGARTLADIKARAQQAKAQRAAAAAAAASAGGAVPGPGPGGGRPPGRGGDGRDPGGATQAATGAKALELAGTGSGGGSRRFLPHCPGARSQVEGQAEPGAARHPPGAQLQPGAPAAAPALGNGAGATPSPPRGTATLGSLSTPSGDRAGTAPPALARGTPVAGNGHGPSAGTGSDPPKGKSPSPLVSPLPPTGPGAQAGAVGAPVPPSSSSSVAASLKSPPGGALPRASSSIPANNPLVTQLLQGKSVPLEQILPKPLTKAEMKTVPVAPQEEKGVAAPGAEAGDRASGLPPQQLGKLFCQNRPLPHIPRTFPLPSGKEPRPEQHQGHEALSKSTQEQILQTLIKRVQRQNVLPVLQPSQLNLPHSGFPVENSSTSQRFMLGFTGRRTSKPAMSGHYLLNISTYGRGSESLRRGFSGSAEPRLGLSSPAEGARAELGEGEDTGGQGSSSEEDADDESSGDEREHSSVKEEPRAGQGEKEQGSHGPVEPGSMGAKAAKAEGAPVPPAAKEKVPALDGTALARDLLQAAQEQMAHAMRGKGHGSTELFGPPTPALDPAQPPLLPAPHPPKLPGSAGAQLLGPSYSGTINVSTSPDVGQGSLMSECNQLASSMGNVMSFSVTVTTIPTGQAVNSGGHGQSLPVQAFTEDGAMEDPPSKCYCRLKAMIMCKGCGAFCHDDCIGPSKLCVSCLVVR comes from the exons TTATCCAGTACATggacatttatatttatatttgtgtttCCATTCCCATTGCGGGTGTCCCCGCAGTGCCCCCTCGCCTGCCGCCCGCGGGCTCCCCCCAGCCCGGCTGCCCGTCCCCGTCCATCCCGGCCAAgggcctctcctcctcccagaaGCACAGCAAGAAGGCCCTCAAGCAG gccctgaagcagcagcagcagaagcagcagcagcagcagcagtgccgGGCGGGCATGGGCCCGGGCATGGCCCTGCCCTCCAGCCAGCACGTCCTGCTCAAGGCCAAGGCCACCCCTGGGAGGTCAG gttgggaagggaagcaggCAGATGGACATTCCAGCAGCCCCCCAAActccacctccagctcctctcccttgGTGAAGCTCGAGaactccctgccagggctgcccaagAAGCCCTTCCCCAGATCTGACAGGCTCCATGCAA ggcagctgaagAGAGCGCGGTGCGCCGAGATCGACGTGGAGACGCCGGACTCCATCCTGGTGAACACCAACCTGCGGGCCCTGATCAACAAGCACACCTTCAGCCTGCTGCCCCCCGAGGGCCAGCAgcgcctgctgctgctgctgcccgaCGTGGACAGACAG GTGGGCCCTGATGGGCTGATGAAGCTCAGCAGCTCCGCACTCAACAATGAGTTCTTCACCTcggctgcacagggctggaaggagaggctgTCAGAAG GAGAGTTCACCCCGGAAATGCAGCTCCGGATCCGGCAGGAAATcgagaaggagaagaaggtggAGCTGTGGAAGGAGCACTTCTTTGAGAGCTACTACGGGCAGAG TTCTGGGCTGAGCCCCGAGGAGTCGGAGCGACTGACAGCGCAGCCCGAGGCGGCAGAGCCCGgccggccccgcagccccccggccCCGTGCCGGGAGCAGGGCACGTCCACATCCCCCTCggagccccaggcagccccagcagccagcaggaaagcaggagaggaggcCAGAGAGGAGCCACAGCCCAAGGCAGCCAAGCCCGCTGAGGCGTTCCCGGAGCGGCGAGCACCGAGAGCCGGCGAGcggcccgggcccggccgggAGAGAGCCCCAGGAGAAACCCTGCCCCAGAAACCCCCCAGCACCGCCAGCCAcggggcagaggagcagaggaagccTGGGGCGGCCAAGGAGGCACCAGGAAAGGAATCTCTGGGTGCCCCGAGCAAACCAAAGAGCCCCGAGGCAGTCGGGGGAGCGGCCAAGGCGCAGAGCCCTGCGGCAGCCCCGGCCACGCcggagaaggagaaggagaaggagaaggagaaggagaaggagaaggagaaggagaaggagaaggagaaggagaaggagaaggagaaggagaaggagaaggagaagaagccCCCCGGGAGCGAGGCCATGGAGGTCGGGGTGGAGGCCCACAAGAGGAAGGcggagagcagggaggaagctCCAGGCAGCCCCGAGAAGAAGCCCCGtgtggctgagccctgccagcaccagcaggcCTTTCGGAGGCAGCCCTTTCCCGGCGCGGGGGCGGCGGTGCCGAGGGTGCCCCCGCTCAAG ATTCCCGTGTCCAGAATCTCCCCGATGCCATTTCCTGCGGGCCAGGTCTCTCCCAGGGCGTGCTTCCCCCTGTCCCTCAGCAGTCCTGGCAGGACAGGGGCCAGGACCTTGGCCGACATCAAGGCAAGAGCCCAGCAAGCCAAGGCTCAGAGGGcagcggccgccgccgccgccgcctcggcCGGGGGGGCCGTGCCAGGGCCCGGCCCGGGTGGGGGGAGACCCCCGGGCAGGGGGGGAGACGGGAGAGACCCCGGTGGAGCCACCCAAGCTGCAACTGGAGCAAAGGCACTGGAACTGGCAGGAACTGGAAGCGGGGGAGGTTCGAGAAGGTTTCTTCCCCATTGCCCAGGGGCCCGTTCCCAGGTGGAGGGCCAGGCGGAGCCGGGAGCTGCTCGCCATCCTCCTGGAGCACAACTACAGCCAGGAGCCCCCGCGGCTGCCCCGGCGCTAGGGAACGGCGCTGGGGCCACGCCGAGCCCCCCGCGGGGCACGGCCACCCTCGGgtccctgagcacccccagtGGGGACCGGGCGGGGAcggcccctcctgccctggcccgGGGGACTCCGGTGGCTGGGAACGGGCACGGTCCTTCAGCAGGGACCGGCTCTGACCCTCCCAAAGGCAAATCTCCTTCCCCTCTGGTGTCCCCCCTGCCACCCACAGGCcctggagcccaggctggagctgtgggtgcaCCCGTCccaccctccagcagctcctcagtaGCAGCCAGCCTTAAATCTCCTCCCGGTGGGGCCCTGCCCCGAGCGAGCTCCAGCATTCCTGCCAACAACCCTTTGGtcacccagctgctccagggcaagAGCGTCCCTCTGGAGCAGATCCTGCCCAAGCCGCTGaccaaagcagaaatgaaaactgtCCCGGTGGCTCCTCAGGAAGAGAAGGGGGTGGCAGCTCCCGGCGCCGAGGCGGGGGACAGAGCATCTGGTTTGCCCCCGCAGCAGCTTGGGAAGCTCTTCTGCCAGAACAGGCCTCTGCCTCACATTCCAAGGACCTTCCCACTCCCCTCGGGAAAGGAGCCCAGgcctgagcagcaccagggccaTGAGGCGCTGAGCAAATCCACCCAGGAGCAGATCCTGCAGACTCTCATCAAGAGGGTGCAGAGGCAGAATGTACTGCCCGTCCTTCAGCCCTCACAGCTGAACCTCCCGCACTCAGGTTTCCCGGTGGAAAACAGCTCCACCAGCCAGAGATTCATGCTGGGCTTCACAGGCAGGAGGACGTCCAAGCCTGCCATGTCTGGGCACTACCTGCTCAACATCTCCACCTACGGCCGGGGCTCGGAGAGTTTGAGGAGAGGCTTCTCCGGGAGCGCCGAGCCCCgcctggggctgagcagccccgCCGagggtgccagggcagagctgggcgAGGGCGAGGACACGGGcggccagggcagcagcagcgagGAGGACGCGGATGACGAGAGCTCTGGGGACGAACGGGAGCACAGCAGCGTCAAAGAGgagccacgggcagggcagggggagaaggagcagggctCACATGGCCCTGTAGAGCCCGGCTCCATGGGGGCAAAGGCTGCCAAGGCCGAGGGAGCCCCGGTGCCGCCGGCAGCCAAGGAGAAGGTGCCAGCATTGGATGGCACCGCTCTGGCCCGGGACCTGCTGCAGGCGGCACAGGAGCAGATGGCCCACGCCATGAGGGGCAAGGGCCACGGCAGCACGGAGCTCTTTGGGCCCCCCACCCCGGCCTTGGACCCGGCACAGCCCCCGCTGCTCCCTGCCCCGCACCCCCCGAAGCTGCCCGGGAGCGCCGGGGCGCAGCTGCTGGGGCCCAGCTACAGCGGCACCATCAACGTCTCCACCTCGCCCGACGTGGGCCAGGGCTCGCTCATGAGCGAGTGCAACCAGCTGGCCAGCTCCATGGGCAACGTCATGTCCTTCTCCGTGACCGTCACCACCATCCCCACCGGGCAGGCCGTGAACTCTGGCGGCCACGGGCAGAGCCTCCCGGTGCAGGCGTTCACCGAGGACGGCGCCATGGAGGATCCCCCTTCCAAATGTTACTGCAGGTTGAAAGCCATGATCATGTGCAAGGGCTGCGGTGCCTTCTGCCATGACGACTGCATCGGCCCCTCCAAGCTCTGCGTCTCCTGCCTCGTGGTGCGGTAA